A portion of the Bacteroides faecium genome contains these proteins:
- a CDS encoding DUF4842 domain-containing protein — MKKYWYIISMALVFGMTACSESIVEEPANSGNTTNGKTEVLSYVSVYADESATQPLIENAPLTAETSTLGFPLAYGLNEVYVNYPTKSGVKTKKMPVTTTTTRASDPGTYEYFQEGHRYVELIITKPEDAIPAYVTEHKDENGVPFTAYHSSGVVMFEDTWPSKSNTDGKAQEGGLFFGDYNDLVVDYDLETNVKGSLDDIKNNIESVEMWRDLKVTLHFRAKGGAYAHTFGLKLENLLKEFVRDETPAMYWSMSNHESITENDAKQPFPVEVKWDSDNHPVILVKELNKLRDKAFMSSYGLNVSTYGTGTDKLFYNTVNDADLNAGKGLFTLTVTFRENLEADHDKVVKHFRDAVADTRQQNFFIVTTQAGKEYETHLAGYKPTGFYTTYNADKNDKAAGVAVEKDASTTYRAADGNVWGFKTPVLTRHATEQQSFATAFPNYVQWITTGNENYALWYLLDNANMAVDEDKDFTLPGGQTKKALKYIIEEW, encoded by the coding sequence ATGAAAAAGTATTGGTATATTATCAGTATGGCATTGGTTTTCGGGATGACAGCATGCTCCGAAAGTATAGTGGAAGAACCTGCGAATTCAGGCAATACCACTAATGGTAAAACTGAAGTATTGTCATATGTTTCGGTTTACGCAGATGAAAGCGCAACTCAGCCGCTTATAGAAAATGCTCCGTTGACAGCAGAAACTTCTACTCTTGGATTTCCTTTGGCTTATGGACTAAACGAAGTGTATGTAAATTACCCGACAAAAAGTGGTGTAAAAACTAAAAAGATGCCTGTTACAACGACGACGACAAGAGCATCTGATCCTGGAACTTATGAGTATTTTCAAGAAGGTCATAGATATGTCGAACTGATTATCACCAAACCGGAAGATGCTATACCAGCGTATGTAACAGAGCATAAAGATGAAAATGGAGTACCATTCACTGCTTATCATTCAAGCGGTGTAGTGATGTTCGAGGATACTTGGCCTAGTAAATCCAATACGGATGGCAAAGCCCAGGAAGGTGGATTGTTCTTTGGCGATTATAATGATTTGGTAGTAGATTACGATTTGGAAACGAATGTAAAAGGCAGCTTGGATGATATTAAGAATAATATCGAAAGCGTAGAAATGTGGAGAGATTTAAAAGTAACTCTGCACTTCCGCGCAAAAGGTGGCGCTTATGCACATACCTTCGGATTAAAGTTGGAGAATCTACTTAAAGAATTTGTCCGCGATGAAACACCCGCCATGTATTGGTCTATGAGTAATCATGAGAGCATCACAGAAAATGATGCAAAACAACCATTCCCCGTAGAAGTAAAATGGGACAGTGACAATCACCCGGTAATCTTAGTGAAAGAATTGAATAAGCTGAGAGACAAGGCATTTATGTCATCTTATGGTTTAAATGTTAGTACCTATGGAACAGGTACTGATAAACTTTTCTATAACACCGTCAATGACGCTGATTTGAATGCAGGCAAAGGACTATTCACGCTGACAGTGACTTTTAGAGAAAACCTGGAAGCTGATCATGATAAGGTAGTCAAGCATTTCCGCGATGCAGTGGCAGACACTCGTCAGCAGAATTTCTTCATCGTTACTACACAAGCAGGAAAAGAGTATGAAACTCATCTGGCCGGTTATAAGCCGACAGGTTTCTATACCACTTATAATGCTGATAAAAATGATAAAGCCGCAGGTGTAGCAGTAGAGAAAGACGCTTCAACAACATATCGTGCCGCAGACGGCAATGTATGGGGCTTTAAGACACCGGTGTTGACTCGCCATGCTACGGAGCAGCAAAGTTTTGCTACTGCATTTCCGAATTATGTGCAGTGGATAACTACCGGCAATGAAAACTATGCGTTGTGGTATCTGCTAGACAATGCTAATATGGCAGTTGATGAAGATAAGGATTTTACCCTTCCGGGCGGACAAACCAAGAAAGCATTGAAATATATTATTGAGGAATGGTAA
- a CDS encoding diacylglycerol/lipid kinase family protein, with the protein MNESMRKIKFVVNPISGTQSKELILSLLDEKIDKTKYSWEVVYTERAGHAVEIAAKAAEEKTDVVVAIGGDGTINEIARSLVHTDTALGIIPCGSGNGLARHLHIPMEPKKALEVLNEGCMDIIDYGKINGTDFFCTCGVGFDAFVSLKFAHAGKRGLLTYLEKTLQESLKYQPETYELETENGVSKYKAFLIACGNASQYGNNAYIAPQATLTDGLLDVTILEPFTVLDVPSLAFQLFNKTIDQNSRIKTFRCKQLCIRRATPGVVHFDGDPMETDAHVNIELIQRGLRVVVPRAAEKDAANVLQRAQEYMNGIKLMNEAIVDNITDRNKKILKKLTKKV; encoded by the coding sequence ATGAACGAAAGTATGAGAAAAATAAAATTCGTCGTCAATCCTATTTCAGGGACACAAAGTAAAGAATTGATTCTTAGCTTGCTGGATGAGAAAATAGACAAGACGAAATACTCTTGGGAAGTAGTATATACGGAGAGAGCCGGTCATGCAGTAGAGATAGCTGCCAAAGCTGCGGAAGAAAAAACGGACGTAGTAGTAGCTATCGGTGGAGACGGGACAATCAACGAAATAGCTCGTTCGCTGGTACATACTGATACCGCTTTGGGAATTATCCCTTGTGGGTCGGGCAATGGGCTGGCGCGGCATCTGCATATACCTATGGAACCGAAAAAAGCACTGGAAGTGCTTAATGAGGGATGCATGGATATAATAGATTATGGTAAGATCAACGGAACAGATTTCTTCTGCACCTGCGGAGTGGGATTTGATGCTTTTGTTAGTCTGAAGTTTGCGCATGCCGGTAAACGCGGATTGTTGACTTACCTGGAAAAAACACTGCAGGAAAGTCTTAAATATCAGCCGGAAACCTACGAACTGGAGACTGAAAACGGAGTATCCAAGTATAAAGCCTTCCTCATTGCCTGCGGAAACGCATCACAATACGGAAATAATGCCTATATTGCCCCACAAGCCACATTGACAGACGGTTTGCTGGACGTCACCATATTAGAACCATTCACTGTGTTGGATGTGCCTTCCCTTGCTTTTCAGTTATTTAATAAAACTATTGATCAGAATAGCCGTATCAAGACTTTCCGCTGCAAGCAATTGTGCATTCGCCGGGCTACTCCGGGTGTTGTGCATTTCGATGGTGACCCTATGGAGACAGATGCTCATGTAAATATTGAATTAATTCAAAGAGGGCTTCGGGTCGTAGTACCGCGTGCGGCGGAGAAAGATGCTGCAAACGTACTTCAGAGAGCACAGGAGTATATGAATGGTATTAAATTGATGAACGAAGCCATCGTTGACAATATAACAGACAGAAACAAGAAAATACTGAAAAAGCTGACTAAGAAAGTCTGA
- a CDS encoding GtrA family protein, which yields MKESVRIFRFIVIGTMNAIIMALVVWLMMREISFDGDYMVANITAYLIAQIHNFIWCKYWIFPVENKKNSLWKQILLFCSAFGLAYTAQFLFLILLVEGLDVNEYLAQFLGLFIYGGANFLANKKLTFQ from the coding sequence GTGAAAGAATCTGTACGCATATTCCGTTTTATAGTAATCGGTACGATGAATGCCATCATTATGGCATTGGTTGTATGGTTGATGATGAGAGAAATATCATTTGACGGTGACTATATGGTGGCTAATATAACAGCGTACCTGATAGCTCAGATTCATAACTTTATCTGGTGCAAATATTGGATATTCCCTGTAGAAAATAAAAAGAACAGTCTCTGGAAACAGATACTGCTCTTTTGTTCTGCTTTCGGATTGGCATATACAGCACAATTCTTATTTCTTATTTTATTAGTGGAAGGATTAGATGTAAATGAATATTTAGCGCAATTCTTGGGTTTATTTATCTATGGAGGCGCCAATTTCCTGGCTAATAAGAAACTGACATTTCAATAA
- the spt gene encoding serine palmitoyltransferase, which yields MGLLQEKLAKYDLPQKFMAQGVYPYFREIEGKQGTEVEMGGHEVLMFGSNAYTGLTGDERVIEAGVQAMHKYGSGCAGSRFLNGTLDLHVQLEKELAAFVGKDEALCFSTGFTVNSGVIPALTDRNDYIICDDRDHASIVDGRRLSFSQQLKYKHNDMADLEKQLQKCNPDSVKLIIVDGVFSMEGDLANLPEIVRLKHKYNATIMVDEAHGLGVFGKQGRGVCDHFGLTHEVDLIMGTFSKSLASIGGFIAADSSIINWLRHNARTYIFSASNTPAATASALEALHIIQNEPERLEALWEATNYALKRFREAGFEIGATESPIIPLYVRDTEKTFMVTKLAFDEGVFINPVIPPACAPQDTLVRVALMATHTKEQIDSAVEKLVKAFKALDIL from the coding sequence ATGGGATTATTACAAGAGAAGTTAGCTAAGTACGACCTGCCACAAAAGTTTATGGCACAAGGCGTTTACCCATATTTCCGTGAGATAGAAGGAAAACAGGGTACAGAGGTAGAAATGGGCGGACACGAAGTGTTGATGTTCGGTTCCAATGCATACACTGGCCTTACAGGAGATGAAAGAGTTATTGAAGCTGGTGTTCAAGCCATGCATAAATATGGTTCCGGATGCGCAGGGTCGCGTTTCTTGAATGGTACGCTTGACCTGCATGTTCAACTGGAAAAAGAATTAGCTGCTTTCGTTGGTAAAGATGAAGCTCTCTGTTTCTCTACCGGTTTTACAGTAAACTCCGGCGTTATCCCTGCTCTGACAGACCGCAATGATTATATTATCTGTGACGACCGCGACCACGCATCTATCGTAGATGGTCGTCGTCTCTCCTTCTCCCAGCAATTAAAATACAAGCACAACGACATGGCTGATCTGGAAAAGCAACTTCAAAAGTGCAACCCGGATTCAGTAAAGCTAATCATTGTGGACGGTGTGTTCTCTATGGAAGGCGACTTGGCAAACTTGCCCGAAATCGTACGCTTGAAACATAAATACAATGCTACTATCATGGTAGACGAAGCTCATGGTTTGGGTGTATTCGGAAAACAAGGACGCGGTGTTTGTGACCATTTCGGTTTGACTCATGAGGTTGACTTGATTATGGGTACTTTCAGCAAGTCTTTGGCTTCTATCGGTGGTTTTATTGCTGCAGATTCTTCAATCATCAACTGGCTGCGTCACAATGCGCGTACTTATATATTCAGTGCATCCAATACTCCGGCTGCTACTGCATCCGCTTTGGAAGCTCTCCATATCATCCAGAACGAACCGGAAAGACTTGAAGCATTATGGGAAGCTACCAACTATGCGTTGAAGCGTTTCCGTGAGGCTGGCTTTGAAATCGGTGCTACCGAATCGCCTATCATCCCTCTTTATGTACGTGATACGGAAAAGACTTTCATGGTTACGAAACTGGCTTTTGATGAAGGTGTATTCATTAATCCGGTGATTCCGCCGGCATGTGCTCCACAAGATACGTTGGTACGTGTGGCATTAATGGCTACTCATACAAAAGAACAAATTGATAGTGCTGTAGAAAAGTTGGTTAAAGCATTCAAGGCTTTGGACATCTTATAG
- a CDS encoding ABC transporter permease, translating to MKNQLSVIKALFRFRIYTLINIVGLAISVAATLIIVRYIHQEVTVDHFCKDLDQLYILTAQRSNGHISIIDNTDRNNDPNFIDPMKNPEIEKYSYCISFKDDYIIVDKHRFQANVLVTDSLFLQIMDYPVISGIKAIQRPDDAIITRKYAKHLFKDENPLGKQLVSSAGYTLTIRGIVDEPDTKSSLQFDLITPVNQGKYMDWSRMGFCIARLVKGTELNKFNEKISKPQSLICFSHSPIQFRLFPLKELYFNKVVSSVSGFFLRGNKEHIIVLSVVACMLLLVGIFNFINIYTVIILKRAREFGVKKVYGASGFQIFSQIYVENLCMVATSMLIIWMLIEATAGLFATVYSIPVKPDIKFDLLLSFILLFGLPLVTSIYPFLRYNYSSPITSLRSVNVGGHSIVSRTFFLFVQYIITFCLIVVSLYFVRQLYTMLHADLGYRVKDIISCQFLSHETQNKRYTSDEEWQKERDLEQHKEQVIKQKMDACPLFITWSYGEIPINLEPQINMEAANGEKHKVALMNADKEYMDMFGLKLKEGREWNDKDRFAQYKMIINETAMKLFQIKNIKEALLQPESRLWWSMGINEGENPPFEVVGVIEDFRTGHLAKGDAPLAILYDKGDNPTNPLIATIVEGKRKEAIDFLKELHSEVLGQGEFDYSFVEDEVKKLYDEDKRTTRIYVTFAGLAICVSCLGLFGLSLYDIRQRYREIALRKVNGATGRQITMLLVKKYLYILGAAFAVAIPLVYYIIDDYTKDFAVKAPISIELFVAGFILTLVVSLGTLLWQVRKAVRINPALIMKNE from the coding sequence ATGAAGAACCAGCTATCAGTTATCAAGGCTCTGTTTCGTTTCAGAATTTATACGCTAATCAATATTGTAGGACTTGCCATTAGTGTGGCGGCAACGTTAATAATTGTGCGCTATATCCATCAGGAAGTGACTGTTGACCATTTCTGTAAAGACTTGGATCAATTATATATATTGACGGCTCAAAGGAGTAACGGTCATATTTCAATAATTGATAATACAGACAGGAATAATGATCCTAATTTTATAGATCCGATGAAGAATCCGGAAATAGAAAAGTATTCGTATTGCATTTCTTTTAAAGATGATTATATCATAGTTGATAAGCATCGTTTTCAGGCCAATGTTTTAGTGACGGATAGTTTGTTTTTACAAATAATGGACTATCCTGTTATTTCTGGTATCAAGGCTATCCAGCGTCCGGATGATGCAATCATTACCCGAAAATATGCAAAGCATCTTTTCAAGGATGAGAATCCGCTTGGGAAGCAACTTGTTTCTTCCGCAGGCTATACACTTACCATACGGGGAATTGTAGATGAACCGGATACTAAATCCTCTTTGCAATTCGACTTGATAACTCCTGTGAATCAGGGGAAATATATGGATTGGAGCCGAATGGGATTTTGTATAGCACGTTTAGTTAAAGGCACAGAGTTGAACAAATTTAATGAGAAGATTTCTAAACCACAATCGTTGATCTGTTTTAGTCATTCACCTATACAATTCAGACTTTTTCCTTTGAAAGAGTTATATTTTAATAAAGTTGTAAGTTCTGTATCCGGTTTTTTCTTGAGAGGTAATAAGGAGCATATTATTGTTCTGTCTGTTGTGGCATGTATGCTGTTACTGGTCGGAATCTTCAATTTTATCAATATCTACACGGTTATTATACTGAAGCGGGCACGTGAATTTGGGGTTAAAAAAGTGTATGGTGCTAGTGGCTTCCAGATATTTTCCCAAATATATGTGGAGAATCTGTGCATGGTCGCTACTTCGATGCTGATTATATGGATGTTGATAGAGGCTACAGCCGGGCTATTTGCAACTGTATATTCAATTCCTGTGAAACCGGATATAAAATTTGATTTATTACTGTCCTTTATTTTATTGTTCGGATTGCCGTTAGTCACATCTATCTATCCTTTTCTAAGGTACAATTACTCTTCACCGATTACATCGTTGCGTTCGGTCAATGTTGGAGGACATTCCATTGTATCCCGTACGTTTTTTCTATTCGTTCAGTATATCATCACTTTCTGTTTGATTGTGGTTTCATTGTATTTTGTACGCCAGCTATATACGATGCTTCATGCTGATTTGGGCTATCGGGTAAAGGATATTATATCCTGTCAGTTCCTGTCACACGAGACACAGAACAAAAGATATACAAGTGATGAAGAGTGGCAGAAAGAACGCGATTTGGAACAACATAAAGAACAAGTCATTAAACAGAAAATGGATGCGTGTCCTTTGTTCATTACTTGGAGCTATGGTGAAATACCTATAAATTTAGAACCTCAGATTAATATGGAAGCAGCTAACGGTGAAAAACACAAAGTTGCCCTTATGAATGCTGATAAAGAGTATATGGATATGTTTGGGTTGAAACTGAAAGAGGGAAGGGAGTGGAATGACAAGGATCGGTTTGCCCAGTATAAAATGATTATCAATGAAACAGCTATGAAGCTATTTCAGATAAAGAATATAAAGGAGGCTTTATTACAGCCGGAATCACGCTTATGGTGGAGTATGGGGATAAATGAAGGGGAAAATCCGCCTTTCGAGGTGGTAGGAGTGATAGAGGACTTTCGGACGGGACATTTGGCGAAAGGAGATGCTCCTTTGGCTATATTATATGATAAAGGAGATAATCCGACCAATCCATTGATAGCGACAATAGTAGAAGGGAAGCGTAAAGAAGCAATTGATTTTCTGAAAGAGTTGCATAGTGAAGTGCTGGGGCAGGGAGAATTTGATTACTCGTTTGTGGAAGATGAAGTTAAAAAGTTGTATGATGAAGACAAAAGAACTACCCGTATCTATGTAACCTTTGCCGGATTGGCAATCTGTGTTTCCTGTCTCGGACTGTTCGGATTGTCATTATATGATATTCGTCAACGATATCGGGAGATTGCGTTACGTAAAGTGAATGGTGCTACTGGCAGGCAAATCACTATGTTATTAGTAAAGAAGTATCTTTATATCTTGGGAGCGGCATTTGCGGTCGCGATACCTTTAGTCTATTATATTATTGATGACTATACTAAAGATTTTGCAGTGAAAGCTCCTATAAGCATAGAGCTTTTCGTGGCAGGCTTTATACTGACATTGGTTGTGTCATTGGGAACATTATTATGGCAGGTTCGTAAAGCCGTTCGTATTAATCCGGCATTGATAATGAAAAATGAGTAA
- a CDS encoding ferredoxin domain-containing protein, which translates to MILNERDARHEHILQVARQIMTAARTAPKGKGIDIIEVALITDEEIKQLSDTMIAMVEEHGMKFFLRDADNILSAECVILIGTREQIQGLNCGHCGFATCAGRAEGVPCALNSIDVGIAVGSACATAADLRVDTRVMFSAGLAAQRLNWLKDCKMVMAIPVSASSKNPFFDRKPKQENKD; encoded by the coding sequence ATGATACTGAACGAAAGAGACGCTCGCCATGAGCATATATTGCAGGTAGCACGTCAAATAATGACTGCCGCACGCACTGCTCCCAAAGGAAAAGGGATAGACATTATCGAAGTGGCTTTAATAACTGACGAAGAGATTAAGCAATTATCGGACACTATGATAGCAATGGTGGAAGAGCATGGAATGAAGTTCTTTCTGCGTGATGCCGACAACATACTAAGTGCCGAATGTGTTATATTAATAGGAACGCGCGAACAAATACAAGGATTAAATTGCGGTCACTGCGGGTTTGCAACTTGTGCCGGACGTGCAGAAGGTGTTCCCTGCGCACTGAATAGCATTGACGTAGGTATTGCAGTAGGCTCGGCTTGTGCCACAGCAGCCGATTTGCGCGTAGACACACGCGTGATGTTCTCCGCCGGACTGGCAGCACAACGCTTGAACTGGCTGAAAGACTGCAAAATGGTAATGGCGATTCCTGTCAGCGCATCTTCCAAAAATCCGTTCTTCGACCGGAAGCCGAAACAGGAAAATAAAGATTAA
- the aspS gene encoding aspartate--tRNA ligase, translating to MFRTHTCGELRISDANKQVTLSGWVQRSRKMGGMTFVDLRDRYGITQLVFNEEINAELCERANKLGREFVIQITGTVSERFSKNANIPTGDIEIIVSELNVLNTAMTPPFTIEDNTDGGDDIRMKYRYLDLRRNAVRSNLELRHKMTIEVRKYLDSLGFIEVETPVLIGSTPEGARDFVVPSRMNPGQFYALPQSPQTLKQLLMVSGFDRYFQIAKCFRDEDLRADRQPEFTQIDCEMSFVEQEDIITTFEGMAKHLFKTLRGVELTEPFQRMAWADAMKYYGSDKPDLRFDMKFVELMDIMKGHGFSVFDNAAYVGGICVEGAATYTRKQLDALTEFVKKPQIGAKGMVYARVEADGTVKSSVDKFYTQEVLQQMKEAFGAKPGDLILILSGDDVMKTRKQLCELRLEMGSQLGLRDKNKFVCLWVIDFPMFEWSEEEGRLMAMHHPFTHPKEEDIPMLDTDPAAVRADAYDMVVNGVEVGGGSIRIHDAQLQAKMFEILGFTPEKAEAQFGFLMNAFKYGAPPHGGLAYGLDRWVSLFAGLDSIRDCIAFPKNNSGRDVMLDAPSAIDQTQLDELNLIVDIKEGE from the coding sequence ATGTTCAGAACACACACATGTGGAGAACTGAGAATCTCTGATGCAAATAAGCAAGTAACGCTGTCCGGATGGGTACAGCGTAGTCGTAAAATGGGAGGGATGACCTTCGTTGACCTTCGCGACCGTTACGGAATAACTCAATTAGTTTTTAACGAAGAAATCAATGCAGAACTTTGTGAACGTGCCAATAAATTGGGACGTGAGTTTGTCATTCAAATCACAGGAACAGTGAGCGAACGTTTCAGTAAGAACGCTAACATTCCTACCGGAGACATTGAAATCATTGTTTCCGAATTGAACGTACTGAACACCGCCATGACTCCGCCGTTCACCATTGAAGACAATACAGATGGTGGTGACGATATTCGTATGAAATACCGCTACCTGGACTTGCGTCGTAATGCTGTTCGTTCTAACTTGGAACTGCGTCACAAAATGACAATCGAAGTGCGCAAATATCTCGATAGCCTTGGTTTTATCGAAGTAGAAACACCGGTTCTGATCGGCTCTACTCCGGAAGGTGCACGCGACTTTGTTGTTCCTTCACGTATGAATCCGGGACAGTTCTATGCACTCCCGCAATCCCCGCAAACATTGAAGCAATTATTGATGGTTTCCGGTTTCGACCGTTATTTCCAAATTGCCAAATGCTTCCGTGACGAGGACTTGCGTGCCGACCGTCAGCCGGAATTTACACAGATTGACTGTGAAATGAGTTTCGTAGAACAGGAAGATATTATCACCACCTTCGAAGGGATGGCTAAACATCTGTTCAAGACTCTTCGCGGTGTAGAACTGACCGAACCGTTCCAGCGGATGGCTTGGGCTGATGCTATGAAATATTATGGTAGCGATAAGCCGGACTTGCGTTTCGATATGAAATTCGTGGAGTTGATGGATATAATGAAAGGTCACGGATTCTCAGTATTTGATAACGCCGCTTATGTGGGTGGTATCTGCGTAGAAGGCGCTGCAACTTATACCCGTAAGCAACTGGACGCACTGACCGAGTTCGTGAAGAAACCTCAGATTGGCGCCAAAGGCATGGTCTATGCCCGCGTGGAAGCAGACGGTACAGTAAAATCAAGTGTAGATAAATTCTATACACAGGAAGTTCTTCAGCAAATGAAGGAAGCATTTGGTGCTAAACCGGGTGACTTGATTCTTATTTTGTCTGGTGACGATGTGATGAAAACACGTAAGCAGCTTTGTGAACTCCGTTTGGAAATGGGTTCTCAACTAGGTTTGCGTGACAAGAATAAGTTCGTTTGCCTTTGGGTTATCGACTTCCCGATGTTTGAATGGAGCGAAGAAGAAGGTCGTCTGATGGCTATGCACCATCCGTTCACGCACCCGAAAGAAGAAGATATTCCAATGTTGGATACTGATCCGGCAGCGGTACGTGCCGACGCTTACGATATGGTTGTCAACGGTGTTGAAGTAGGTGGCGGTTCTATCCGTATCCACGATGCACAGTTGCAGGCGAAGATGTTCGAGATTTTAGGATTTACTCCTGAAAAGGCAGAGGCACAGTTCGGATTCCTGATGAATGCATTTAAGTATGGTGCGCCGCCTCACGGTGGTTTGGCATACGGGCTTGACCGTTGGGTATCTTTGTTCGCCGGTTTGGATTCTATCCGCGACTGTATCGCATTCCCGAAGAACAACTCCGGTCGTGACGTGATGTTGGATGCGCCATCTGCAATTGACCAGACTCAACTTGACGAACTTAATCTGATTGTTGATATCAAAGAAGGCGAGTGA
- a CDS encoding agmatine deiminase family protein, whose protein sequence is MGIMVGLPSPSGSEKDLQLNFGKNMTVQVEMRAPHLPAEWHMQSGIQLTWPHAGTDWAYMLEEVQECFLKIAKEIAERELLLIVTPEPEEVKKQISAVANMDNIRFLKCATNDTWARDHGAITMIDTGNPSLLDFTFNGWGLKFAAELDNKITKQAIEAEALKGQYIDCLDFVLEGGSIESDGMGTLLTTSECLLSPKRNGKLNQVEIEEYLKSTFHLQKVLWLDYGYLAGDDTDSHIDTLARFCSTGTIAYVKCTDEADEHYEALLAMEEQLKTFRTLAGEPYRLLALPMADKIEEDGERLPATYANFLILNEAVLYPTYNQPENDRKAGEVLQQAFPKHQIIGIDCRALIKQHGSLHCVTMQYPMGVLK, encoded by the coding sequence ATGGGAATTATGGTTGGACTGCCTAGCCCTAGTGGCTCGGAGAAAGATTTGCAATTGAACTTCGGCAAGAACATGACCGTACAAGTAGAAATGAGAGCTCCTCATTTGCCTGCCGAGTGGCATATGCAAAGCGGCATACAGTTGACATGGCCGCATGCCGGTACAGACTGGGCATATATGTTGGAAGAAGTACAAGAATGTTTCTTAAAGATAGCCAAAGAGATAGCGGAACGCGAGTTATTATTAATTGTCACTCCCGAACCTGAAGAAGTAAAGAAGCAGATAAGTGCTGTTGCCAACATGGATAACATCCGCTTTCTGAAATGCGCGACCAATGATACATGGGCACGCGACCACGGAGCTATCACCATGATAGATACGGGTAATCCCTCGCTACTTGATTTTACCTTCAACGGCTGGGGATTGAAATTTGCCGCTGAACTTGATAATAAAATCACTAAACAAGCCATAGAAGCCGAAGCTTTAAAAGGACAATACATAGATTGTCTTGACTTTGTTCTTGAAGGCGGCTCCATAGAAAGTGACGGAATGGGCACATTGCTTACCACTTCCGAATGTCTGCTTTCGCCCAAACGGAATGGAAAGCTGAACCAGGTAGAGATAGAAGAATATCTGAAATCGACTTTCCATCTGCAAAAGGTGCTTTGGCTGGACTATGGTTATCTCGCAGGGGATGATACAGACAGCCATATTGACACTTTAGCGCGCTTCTGTTCCACTGGCACCATTGCTTATGTGAAGTGCACGGACGAAGCAGACGAACATTACGAAGCACTGCTTGCCATGGAAGAACAATTGAAAACGTTCCGTACATTGGCAGGAGAGCCATACCGATTATTGGCTTTACCCATGGCGGATAAGATAGAAGAAGACGGCGAGCGTCTGCCTGCCACATATGCCAATTTCCTGATTCTGAATGAAGCAGTCCTTTACCCGACTTATAACCAGCCGGAGAATGACAGGAAAGCCGGAGAAGTATTGCAACAAGCTTTTCCAAAGCATCAAATAATCGGAATAGATTGTCGTGCCTTAATCAAACAGCATGGTTCTTTGCACTGCGTTACCATGCAATATCCGATGGGAGTTCTAAAATAA
- a CDS encoding carbon-nitrogen hydrolase has protein sequence MRKIKVGLIQQSNTSDIRVNLMNLAKSIEACAAHGAQLIVLQELHNSLYFCQTENTNLFDLAEPIPGPSTGFYSELAAANKVVLVASLFEKRAPGLYHNTAVVFDRDGSIAGKYRKMHIPDDPAYYEKFYFTPGDIGFEPIQTSLGKLGVLVCWDQWYPEAARLMALKGAELLIYPTAIGWESSDTDDEKARQLNAWIISQRAHAVANGLPVISVNRVGHEPDPSGQTNGILFWGNSFVAGPQGEFLAQAGNNRPENIVVEIDMERSENVRRWWPFLRDRRIDEYEGLTKRFLD, from the coding sequence ATGAGAAAGATAAAAGTCGGACTTATCCAGCAATCCAACACTTCTGATATTCGGGTAAACCTGATGAATCTGGCAAAAAGCATTGAAGCGTGTGCCGCACATGGCGCGCAACTGATTGTGCTTCAAGAACTGCACAACTCGCTTTATTTCTGCCAGACTGAAAACACGAACTTGTTCGATCTTGCCGAACCTATCCCCGGCCCCTCCACCGGATTCTATTCTGAACTGGCGGCAGCCAATAAAGTAGTTCTTGTAGCTTCTCTTTTCGAGAAGCGTGCGCCGGGACTTTATCATAATACTGCTGTTGTTTTCGACCGTGATGGAAGTATTGCCGGTAAATACCGGAAGATGCATATTCCTGATGATCCTGCTTATTATGAGAAGTTCTATTTTACTCCCGGAGATATAGGCTTCGAGCCTATTCAGACCTCTTTAGGAAAACTGGGCGTATTGGTATGCTGGGATCAATGGTATCCGGAAGCTGCCCGCTTAATGGCATTAAAAGGTGCGGAACTATTAATCTACCCTACTGCCATCGGTTGGGAAAGCAGCGACACGGACGATGAAAAAGCACGTCAGCTCAATGCCTGGATTATCTCACAACGTGCCCATGCTGTCGCAAACGGACTTCCAGTTATCTCAGTCAACCGTGTAGGACACGAACCTGACCCGTCAGGACAAACCAATGGTATTTTATTCTGGGGAAATAGTTTCGTAGCAGGACCACAAGGAGAATTCCTGGCGCAGGCGGGAAACAACCGACCGGAAAATATAGTAGTGGAAATTGATATGGAACGCTCGGAAAACGTACGCCGCTGGTGGCCATTCTTGCGCGACCGTCGCATTGACGAATACGAAGGACTGACCAAACGCTTTTTAGATTAG